Proteins from a genomic interval of Brucella melitensis bv. 1 str. 16M:
- a CDS encoding SDR family oxidoreductase — MNRLQDKVAIITGAGSGFGLGMARRFAAEGARVVLADVNVKRVEDGLADISSNGISIQADVSRKNDMERVARTAFEEFGRIDIMVNNAGFTHRNMPLTDVDEHNFDLIVAVNMKALYYSTQLVVPIMEHQGGGVIINTASATGLHPRKGLTWYCASKSWVVSATKAMALELAERNIRVNCLCPAESDGEGLKMFLAEDTPEARAALKSTIPLGRFSTPKDVAEAALWLASDDASMVTGVALGIDGGYSI, encoded by the coding sequence ATGAATAGGCTGCAAGATAAGGTCGCGATTATCACCGGCGCCGGTTCCGGCTTCGGTCTGGGCATGGCGCGCCGGTTTGCAGCCGAGGGTGCCAGGGTGGTTCTGGCCGATGTGAATGTGAAGCGCGTCGAGGACGGGCTTGCCGATATCAGCAGTAACGGCATTTCCATCCAGGCGGATGTTTCGCGCAAGAATGACATGGAGCGTGTGGCGCGCACTGCTTTTGAAGAATTCGGCCGTATCGACATTATGGTCAACAATGCTGGTTTCACGCACCGCAACATGCCGCTGACCGATGTGGACGAGCATAATTTCGATCTCATCGTCGCGGTGAACATGAAGGCGCTTTACTATTCGACGCAGCTCGTCGTGCCGATCATGGAGCATCAGGGCGGCGGTGTTATCATCAATACGGCGTCTGCCACGGGGCTGCATCCGCGCAAGGGTCTCACCTGGTATTGCGCGTCCAAGAGCTGGGTGGTGAGCGCCACGAAAGCCATGGCGCTGGAGCTTGCGGAGCGGAACATTCGTGTGAATTGCCTGTGCCCGGCGGAAAGCGACGGTGAGGGATTGAAGATGTTTCTGGCGGAAGACACGCCGGAAGCGCGCGCAGCACTGAAAAGCACCATTCCGCTTGGCCGGTTTTCCACGCCGAAGGATGTTGCGGAAGCCGCGCTCTGGCTGGCCTCCGACGATGCTTCCATGGTGACGGGCGTGGCGCTCGGTATCGATGGCGGCTATTCGATCTGA